A single genomic interval of Mycolicibacterium holsaticum DSM 44478 = JCM 12374 harbors:
- a CDS encoding ABC transporter ATP-binding protein, whose protein sequence is MAEIVLDRVTKSYAGGATAVKELSLTIADGEFIILVGPSGCGKSTTLNMIAGLEDITSGELRIGGERVNEKAPKDRDIAMVFQSYALYPHMTVRQNIAFPLTLAKMKKEDIARKVDEAAKILDLSELLDRKPAQLSGGQRQRVAMGRAIVRDPKAFLMDEPLSNLDAKLRVQMRSEISRLQDRLGTTTVYVTHDQTEAMTLGDRVVVMLAGVAQQIGTPDELYKNPANLFVAGFIGSPAMNFLPATITDVGMRLPFGEVTLTPEASALLARRQAPANVIVGIRPEHIEDAAVLDVYARISAFTFDVTVDMVESLGADKYVHFKSEGAGARSAQLAELAAESGTGENEFIARVSTDSTAKQGDTIQLAVDTSKLVVFDPDTGRNLTLPEVTAGEVSAASAEAPSAE, encoded by the coding sequence ATGGCCGAAATCGTGTTGGACCGGGTGACCAAGAGTTACGCGGGCGGTGCAACGGCCGTCAAGGAGCTGTCGCTGACGATCGCCGACGGCGAGTTCATCATCCTGGTCGGGCCGTCGGGCTGCGGAAAGTCCACCACGCTGAACATGATCGCCGGGCTGGAGGACATCACCTCCGGGGAGTTGCGCATCGGCGGTGAACGGGTCAACGAGAAGGCGCCCAAGGACCGCGACATCGCGATGGTGTTCCAGTCCTATGCGCTGTACCCGCACATGACCGTCCGGCAGAACATCGCCTTCCCGCTGACCCTGGCGAAGATGAAGAAGGAAGACATCGCCCGCAAGGTCGACGAAGCCGCGAAAATCCTTGACCTGAGCGAACTGCTGGACCGCAAGCCGGCCCAGCTGTCCGGCGGTCAACGGCAGCGGGTCGCGATGGGCCGCGCAATCGTCCGCGATCCCAAGGCGTTTCTGATGGACGAGCCGCTGTCCAACCTGGATGCCAAACTACGCGTGCAGATGCGTTCGGAGATCTCGCGGTTACAGGATCGGTTGGGGACCACGACGGTCTACGTCACCCACGACCAGACCGAGGCCATGACGTTGGGCGACCGGGTGGTGGTGATGCTGGCCGGGGTCGCGCAGCAGATCGGCACTCCCGATGAGCTTTACAAGAACCCGGCCAACCTGTTCGTGGCGGGCTTCATCGGGTCACCGGCGATGAACTTCCTGCCCGCCACCATCACCGACGTGGGCATGCGACTGCCGTTCGGAGAAGTCACGCTGACCCCGGAAGCTTCGGCGCTGTTGGCCCGCCGTCAGGCACCGGCCAACGTGATCGTCGGCATCCGACCCGAGCACATCGAGGACGCCGCGGTGCTCGACGTGTACGCGCGCATCAGTGCGTTCACCTTCGACGTGACGGTCGACATGGTCGAGTCGTTGGGCGCCGACAAGTACGTGCACTTCAAGAGCGAGGGTGCCGGGGCGCGGTCGGCCCAGCTCGCGGAGTTGGCCGCCGAGTCCGGTACCGGCGAAAACGAGTTCATCGCAAGGGTTTCCACCGATTCCACGGCCAAGCAGGGTGACACCATTCAGCTGGCGGTCGACACGTCGAAACTGGTGGTCTTCGACCCGGACACCGGTAGGAACCTCACCCTCCCCGAGGTCACCGCTGGCGAGGTGTCTGCGGCATCGGCCGAAGCGCCGTCGGCCGAGTGA
- a CDS encoding suppressor of fused domain protein — translation MIDVLGLVRAHVGEHFARAGITADPDVASVTFLGTENIDVLRFGPDGRPGSEDVVHYVSLGCSRHPMFDPTEMVTDALHGPRAEICVALRGASPHGLVRSIAIVAAAPAVEGLVLEPNALIDLESPLWDGAPFTAFLLATSDIDDVALPPPLPPVTVLSATPITATEAAWVRLKGADAMREAWQQDGVDVLDPERRAARPT, via the coding sequence GTGATCGACGTCCTGGGGCTGGTGCGCGCGCACGTCGGCGAGCACTTCGCCCGGGCCGGCATCACCGCGGACCCCGACGTGGCAAGCGTCACGTTCCTCGGTACCGAGAACATCGACGTGCTGCGCTTCGGGCCCGACGGCCGACCCGGTTCCGAGGACGTCGTTCACTATGTCTCGCTGGGCTGTTCGCGGCATCCGATGTTCGACCCCACCGAGATGGTCACCGACGCGCTGCACGGTCCGCGCGCCGAGATCTGCGTGGCGCTGCGCGGTGCCTCGCCGCATGGGCTGGTGCGGTCCATCGCGATCGTGGCGGCGGCCCCCGCCGTCGAGGGGCTGGTGCTCGAGCCGAACGCGCTCATCGACCTCGAGTCACCGCTGTGGGACGGGGCGCCGTTCACCGCGTTCCTGCTGGCGACCAGTGACATCGACGACGTCGCGTTGCCGCCACCGCTGCCGCCGGTGACGGTGTTGTCGGCGACGCCGATCACCGCCACGGAGGCGGCCTGGGTGCGGCTCAAGGGCGCCGACGCGATGCGCGAGGCGTGGCAGCAGGACGGGGTCGACGTGCTCGATCCTGAGCGGCGAGCCGCCAGACCGACCTGA
- a CDS encoding malate dehydrogenase, with the protein MSTTPLKVAVTGAAGQIGYSLLFRIASGSLLGPDRPIELRLLEIEPALKALEGVVMELDDCAFPLLAGVEIGADANKIFDGANLALLVGARPRGPGMERSDLLEANGAIFTAQGKALGEVAADDIRIGVTGNPANTNALIAMSNAPDIPRERFTALTRLDHNRAISQLARKTGAKVTDIKKMTIWGNHSATQYPDLFNAEVAGRNAAEVVNDQDWIENDFIPTVAKRGAAIIDARGASSAASAASATVDAARDWLLGTPKDDWVSMAVVSDGSYGVPEGLISSFPVTTENGNWKIVQGLEVNDFSRARIDKTTGELADERKAVTDLGLI; encoded by the coding sequence GTGAGCACAACACCCCTCAAGGTCGCCGTCACCGGTGCGGCCGGCCAGATCGGCTACAGCCTGTTGTTCCGCATCGCGAGCGGCTCGCTGCTGGGCCCTGACCGCCCGATCGAACTGCGTCTGCTCGAGATCGAGCCCGCACTCAAAGCGCTCGAGGGTGTCGTGATGGAGCTCGACGACTGCGCGTTCCCGCTGCTGGCCGGAGTCGAGATCGGCGCCGACGCCAACAAGATCTTCGACGGCGCGAACCTGGCACTGCTGGTCGGTGCCCGCCCGCGTGGACCGGGCATGGAGCGCAGCGATCTGCTCGAGGCCAACGGCGCGATCTTCACCGCCCAGGGCAAGGCCCTCGGCGAGGTGGCCGCCGACGACATCCGCATCGGCGTGACCGGTAACCCGGCCAACACCAACGCGTTGATCGCGATGTCCAACGCCCCCGACATCCCGCGCGAGCGGTTCACGGCGCTGACCCGACTGGACCACAACCGGGCGATCAGCCAGCTGGCCCGCAAGACCGGCGCCAAGGTGACCGACATCAAGAAGATGACGATCTGGGGCAACCACTCGGCCACGCAGTACCCCGACCTGTTCAACGCCGAGGTGGCGGGCAGAAACGCCGCCGAGGTGGTCAACGACCAGGACTGGATCGAGAACGACTTCATCCCCACGGTCGCCAAGCGTGGCGCCGCGATCATCGACGCGCGCGGTGCCTCGTCGGCGGCCTCGGCCGCGTCGGCGACCGTCGACGCCGCGCGCGACTGGCTGTTGGGCACGCCGAAGGACGACTGGGTGTCGATGGCGGTGGTCTCCGACGGCAGCTACGGCGTGCCGGAGGGCCTGATCTCGTCGTTCCCGGTGACCACCGAGAACGGCAACTGGAAGATCGTGCAGGGGCTGGAGGTCAACGACTTCTCCCGCGCCCGCATCGACAAGACGACAGGTGAACTTGCTGATGAGCGCAAGGCGGTCACCGACCTCGGCCTCATCTGA
- a CDS encoding NAD(P)-dependent malic enzyme — translation MSQAVEEHSVTESNIVLSDDEIFAAHVGGKLGVQLKAPLDTQRALSIAYTPGVAQVSRAIAADHTLAARYTWANRLVAVVSDGSAVLGIGDVGPAASLPVMEGKCALFKEFADLDSIPLVLDTKDPDEIVETLIRLRPTFGAVNLEDISAPRCFEIERRLIDALDCPVMHDDQHGTAIVVLAALIGAAAVVERDPASLRVVVSGAGAAGVACAKILLAKGIRDITVLDSQGIVHKDRESLNAYKTEMAEQTNPRGLTGGLAEALDGADVFLGLSAGVVPPELVATMSPDAIVFALSNPDPEIHPDDAKKYAAVVATGRSDFPNQINNVLAFPGVFRGALDAGARRITEEMKVAAAEAIFSVVADDLSPDCIVPSVLDPRVGPAVAQAVAAAAGT, via the coding sequence GTGTCGCAAGCGGTGGAAGAGCATTCGGTGACCGAATCCAACATCGTCCTTTCTGACGACGAGATATTTGCTGCCCATGTCGGCGGCAAGCTCGGCGTACAACTCAAGGCGCCGCTGGATACTCAGCGCGCGCTGTCGATCGCCTACACCCCCGGGGTAGCGCAGGTCAGCCGGGCGATCGCCGCGGACCACACGTTGGCCGCCCGCTACACCTGGGCCAACCGCCTGGTCGCGGTGGTCAGCGACGGCAGCGCGGTGCTGGGCATCGGCGACGTCGGCCCGGCCGCGTCGCTGCCGGTGATGGAGGGCAAGTGCGCGCTGTTCAAGGAGTTCGCCGACCTCGACTCGATCCCGCTGGTGCTGGACACCAAGGATCCCGACGAGATCGTGGAGACGCTGATCCGGCTGCGCCCGACATTCGGCGCGGTCAACCTCGAGGACATCTCCGCGCCGCGCTGCTTTGAGATCGAACGCCGCCTGATCGACGCGCTGGACTGCCCCGTCATGCACGATGACCAGCACGGCACCGCAATCGTGGTGCTGGCGGCGCTGATCGGTGCGGCGGCCGTCGTCGAGCGTGACCCGGCGTCGCTGCGCGTCGTGGTCTCCGGCGCGGGCGCAGCGGGTGTGGCGTGTGCAAAGATCCTGCTGGCCAAGGGGATCCGCGACATCACGGTGCTGGACTCGCAGGGCATCGTGCACAAAGACCGGGAAAGCCTCAACGCCTACAAGACCGAGATGGCCGAGCAGACCAACCCGCGCGGGCTGACCGGCGGATTGGCCGAGGCGCTCGACGGCGCCGACGTGTTCCTCGGGTTGTCCGCGGGTGTGGTGCCACCCGAACTGGTTGCGACGATGTCCCCGGACGCCATCGTGTTCGCGCTGTCCAACCCCGACCCGGAGATCCATCCCGACGACGCGAAGAAGTACGCCGCCGTGGTGGCCACCGGGCGTAGCGATTTCCCCAACCAGATCAACAACGTGCTGGCGTTCCCGGGTGTGTTCCGCGGCGCGCTGGACGCCGGGGCGCGACGCATCACCGAAGAGATGAAGGTGGCCGCCGCCGAGGCGATCTTCTCGGTGGTCGCCGACGACCTTTCGCCCGATTGCATCGTGCCCAGTGTGTTGGACCCACGCGTCGGACCCGCTGTGGCACAAGCGGTGGCCGCCGCCGCCGGCACCTGA
- a CDS encoding glycine betaine ABC transporter substrate-binding protein — protein MSVRWLVSALVALLVLATAGCGDDAAAPSIAVGSTPDPEASVIAHLYAAALRFYGSPAHVEPATDPLAQLDSGDVRVVPGFTGQLLHRFMPDATARSAAQVYRDLLSALPEGVAAGDYTMSAEDKPTLAVTEPTADAWGGRDVTAAVHNCAKLRVGHVVDEPGPAALGTCELGKSREFPDSATLFAAVLAGEINAGWTTTAATGIPTELLTLSDKTSLIRAQNLVPLYRRNELDERQVLALNEVAGVLDTAALAQMRADVADGEDPARVADAFLAEHPLGD, from the coding sequence ATGTCCGTCCGGTGGCTGGTGTCGGCGCTCGTCGCGCTGCTCGTCCTGGCCACCGCGGGATGCGGCGACGACGCGGCAGCACCATCCATCGCGGTCGGCTCCACACCTGACCCCGAGGCGTCGGTGATCGCACACCTCTACGCGGCGGCGCTGCGGTTCTACGGCAGCCCGGCGCACGTCGAACCCGCGACCGATCCGCTGGCCCAACTGGACTCCGGCGACGTCCGCGTCGTGCCCGGCTTCACCGGGCAGCTGCTGCACCGGTTCATGCCCGACGCGACGGCGCGGTCGGCAGCGCAGGTGTACCGGGATCTGTTGTCGGCCTTACCCGAAGGTGTCGCCGCGGGTGACTACACGATGTCGGCGGAGGACAAGCCCACGCTCGCGGTCACCGAGCCGACGGCTGACGCGTGGGGCGGCCGTGACGTCACCGCGGCGGTGCACAACTGCGCCAAGCTGCGCGTCGGCCACGTCGTCGATGAACCAGGACCCGCCGCGCTCGGCACCTGCGAGCTGGGGAAGTCACGTGAATTCCCGGACAGCGCAACGCTGTTCGCGGCGGTGCTGGCGGGGGAGATCAACGCGGGGTGGACGACGACCGCTGCGACGGGTATTCCCACGGAGCTGTTGACGTTGTCGGACAAGACGTCGCTGATCCGCGCGCAGAACCTGGTGCCGTTGTACCGCCGCAACGAACTCGACGAACGGCAGGTGCTCGCGCTCAACGAGGTGGCCGGGGTGTTGGACACCGCGGCGCTCGCGCAGATGCGCGCCGATGTCGCCGACGGTGAAGACCCGGCCCGCGTCGCGGACGCGTTCCTGGCCGAACACCCCCTCGGCGACTGA
- a CDS encoding SDR family NAD(P)-dependent oxidoreductase, producing MEGFAGKVAVVTGAGSGIGQALAIELGRSGAKLAISDVDTEGLAVTEQRLKAIGAPVKADRLDVTEREAFELYAESVVAHFGTVNQVYNNAGIAYVGDVEVTPYKDIERVMDVDFWGVVNGTKAFLPHLIASGDGHVVNVSSLFGIFSVPGQAAYNSAKFAVRGFTEALRQEMIANRHPVKVTTVHPGGIKTAIMRNSTAAEGVDKEGLTKTFDTRLTITTPEKAAREILAAVRKNRPRVLVGPDAKVLDAIVRITGSGYQRLFNTVMSRLVPNAH from the coding sequence ATGGAGGGCTTCGCCGGAAAGGTCGCCGTGGTGACCGGTGCCGGATCGGGTATTGGGCAGGCGCTGGCGATCGAGCTGGGCCGGTCGGGCGCCAAGCTGGCGATCAGCGACGTCGACACCGAAGGGCTGGCCGTCACCGAGCAGCGGCTCAAGGCGATCGGCGCGCCGGTGAAGGCCGACCGCCTCGACGTCACCGAACGCGAAGCCTTCGAGTTGTACGCCGAGTCGGTGGTGGCGCATTTCGGCACCGTCAATCAGGTCTACAACAACGCCGGCATCGCCTACGTCGGCGATGTCGAGGTGACGCCGTACAAGGACATCGAGCGTGTCATGGACGTCGATTTCTGGGGTGTGGTCAACGGCACCAAGGCGTTTCTGCCGCACCTGATCGCCTCCGGTGACGGCCACGTCGTCAACGTCTCCAGCCTGTTCGGAATCTTCTCGGTTCCCGGCCAGGCCGCATACAACTCGGCGAAGTTCGCCGTGCGCGGGTTCACCGAGGCGCTGCGCCAGGAGATGATCGCCAACCGGCATCCGGTGAAGGTGACGACCGTGCATCCCGGCGGCATCAAGACCGCGATCATGCGCAACTCGACGGCCGCCGAGGGGGTCGACAAGGAAGGCCTGACAAAGACTTTCGACACCCGGCTGACGATCACCACCCCGGAGAAGGCGGCGCGCGAAATACTGGCCGCCGTCCGGAAGAACAGGCCCCGCGTGCTCGTCGGCCCGGACGCCAAGGTGCTCGACGCGATCGTGCGGATCACCGGGTCGGGCTATCAGCGGCTCTTCAACACGGTGATGTCGCGGCTGGTGCCCAACGCACACTGA
- a CDS encoding multifunctional oxoglutarate decarboxylase/oxoglutarate dehydrogenase thiamine pyrophosphate-binding subunit/dihydrolipoyllysine-residue succinyltransferase subunit codes for MYRKFREDPSSVDPSWHEFLVDYSPEPTTDSEVADGNGQRAAAPVSPPEPAPAPAPKGSAAKPAEPKKSAAAKKPEPKAAEPKDSKPNSDQAQPKAKTAAPQPDGDETQVLRGAAAAVVKNMSASLEVPTATSVRAIPAKLMIDNRIVINNHLKRTRGGKISFTHLIGYALVQAVNNFPNMNRHFTEIDGKPNAVTPAHTNLGLAIDLQGKGGSRQLVVAAIKKAESMRFGQFIAAYEDIVRRARDGKLTGDDFSGVTISLTNPGTIGTVHSVPRLMRGQGAIIGVGAMEYPAEFQGASPERIADLGIGKLVTLSSTYDHRIIQGAESGDFLRTMHELLLSDDFFDEIFRELSIPYEPVRWRTDNPDSIEDKNARVIELIADYRNRGHLMADIDPLRLDKNRFRSHPDLDVLTHGLTLWDLDREFKVNGFAGAEHKKLRDVLAVLRDAYCRHVGVEYTHILEPEQQQWLQERIEGRHDKPTVAQQKYILSRLNAAEAFETFLQTKYVGQKRFSLEGAETVIPTMDAVIDQCAEHGLDEVVIGMPHRGRLNVLANIVGKPYSQIFSEFEGNLNPSQAHGSGDVKYHLGATGTFIQMFGDNDIEVSLVANPSHLEAVDPVLEGLVRAKQDLIDIENEGDDDTGFTVVPLMLHGDAAFAGQGVVAETLNLALLRGYRTGGTIHIVVNNQIGFTTSPSDAKSSEYCTDVAKMIGAPIFHVNGDDPEAAVWVARLAVDFRQKFKKDVVIDMICYRRRGHNEGDDPSMTQPAMYDAIDVKRGVRKTYTEALIGRGDISMKEAEDALRDYQGQLERVFNEVRELEKHAIEPSASVEADQMVPAGMHTGVDKSLLARIGDAHLALPEGFTVHPRVKPVLEKRREMAYEGKVDWAFAELLALGSFLAEGKLIRLSGQDTRRGTFSQRHSVIIDRKTGEEFTPLQLLTVDPDGNPTGGRLMVYDSALSEFAAVGFEYGYSVGNPDALVLWEAQFGDFVNGAQSIIDEFISSGEAKWGQRSDVVLLLPHGHEGQGPDHTSGRIERFLQLWAEGSMTIAVPSTPANYFHLLRRHGLDGIHRPLIVFTPKSMLRNKAAVSDLKEFTEAKFRSVIEEPTFAEGDGDRSKVRRILLCSGKLYYELVARKNKEERDDVAIVRVEQLAPLPRRRLAETLDQYPNVEQYFWVQEEPANQGAWPTFGLTLPEVLPEKLGGIQRISRRAMSAPSSGSSKVHAVEQQEIIDEAFA; via the coding sequence ATGTATCGCAAGTTCCGCGAGGATCCCTCGTCGGTAGATCCCAGTTGGCATGAATTCCTGGTCGACTACTCCCCCGAGCCAACCACCGACAGTGAGGTCGCCGACGGTAACGGTCAACGCGCCGCGGCGCCCGTCTCCCCGCCTGAACCCGCGCCCGCACCCGCACCGAAGGGCTCCGCGGCAAAGCCAGCCGAGCCCAAGAAGTCCGCGGCGGCGAAAAAACCTGAACCCAAGGCGGCTGAGCCCAAAGACAGCAAGCCGAACAGCGACCAGGCACAACCGAAGGCCAAGACCGCCGCACCGCAGCCCGACGGCGACGAGACCCAGGTGCTGCGCGGGGCGGCCGCGGCGGTCGTCAAGAACATGTCGGCCTCGTTGGAGGTGCCCACCGCCACCAGCGTGCGCGCCATCCCAGCCAAACTGATGATCGACAACCGGATCGTCATCAACAACCACCTCAAGCGGACCCGCGGCGGCAAGATCTCGTTCACCCACCTGATCGGTTATGCGCTGGTTCAGGCGGTCAACAATTTCCCGAACATGAACCGTCACTTCACCGAGATCGACGGAAAACCCAACGCCGTCACGCCCGCCCACACGAACCTGGGACTGGCGATCGACCTGCAGGGCAAGGGTGGCAGCCGGCAGCTGGTGGTGGCGGCCATCAAGAAGGCCGAGTCCATGCGCTTCGGCCAGTTCATCGCCGCCTACGAGGACATCGTGCGGCGGGCCAGGGACGGCAAGCTGACCGGCGACGACTTTTCGGGCGTGACGATTTCGTTGACCAACCCGGGCACCATCGGCACCGTGCACTCGGTGCCCCGGCTGATGCGTGGGCAGGGCGCGATCATCGGTGTCGGCGCGATGGAGTACCCGGCCGAGTTCCAGGGCGCCAGCCCGGAACGCATCGCGGACCTGGGCATCGGCAAGCTGGTCACGCTGAGCTCCACCTACGACCACCGCATCATCCAGGGCGCGGAGTCCGGGGACTTCCTGCGCACGATGCACGAGCTGTTGCTCTCCGACGATTTCTTCGACGAGATCTTCCGCGAGCTGAGCATCCCCTACGAGCCGGTGCGCTGGCGCACCGACAACCCCGACTCGATCGAGGACAAGAACGCCCGCGTCATCGAGTTGATCGCCGATTACCGCAACCGCGGTCACCTGATGGCCGACATCGACCCGCTGCGACTGGACAAGAACCGGTTCCGCAGTCACCCCGATCTCGACGTGCTGACCCACGGCCTGACGCTGTGGGACCTCGACCGCGAGTTCAAGGTCAACGGGTTCGCCGGCGCCGAGCACAAGAAACTGCGCGATGTGCTCGCGGTGCTGCGCGACGCGTACTGCCGCCACGTCGGGGTGGAGTACACCCACATCCTCGAACCCGAACAGCAGCAGTGGCTGCAGGAGCGGATCGAGGGCAGACACGACAAACCGACCGTCGCGCAGCAGAAGTACATTCTGAGCCGGCTCAACGCCGCCGAGGCGTTCGAGACGTTCCTGCAGACGAAATATGTTGGGCAGAAACGGTTCTCGCTGGAAGGGGCGGAGACGGTCATTCCGACCATGGACGCCGTCATCGACCAGTGCGCCGAGCACGGCCTCGACGAGGTGGTCATCGGCATGCCGCACCGCGGTCGGCTCAACGTGCTGGCCAACATCGTCGGAAAGCCGTACTCGCAGATCTTCAGCGAGTTCGAGGGCAACCTGAACCCGTCGCAGGCGCACGGCTCCGGTGACGTCAAGTACCACCTGGGTGCGACCGGCACGTTCATCCAGATGTTCGGCGACAACGACATCGAGGTGTCGCTGGTCGCCAACCCGTCACATTTGGAGGCGGTGGACCCGGTGCTGGAGGGTCTGGTCCGGGCCAAACAGGACCTGATCGACATCGAGAACGAAGGCGACGACGACACCGGCTTCACCGTCGTGCCGCTGATGCTGCACGGTGACGCCGCGTTCGCGGGCCAGGGTGTGGTGGCCGAGACGCTCAACCTCGCACTGCTGCGCGGCTACCGCACGGGCGGCACGATCCACATCGTCGTCAACAACCAGATCGGTTTCACCACATCGCCTTCCGATGCCAAGTCATCGGAGTACTGCACCGACGTCGCCAAGATGATCGGGGCGCCGATCTTCCACGTCAACGGTGACGATCCCGAGGCCGCGGTGTGGGTGGCGCGTCTGGCGGTGGACTTCCGGCAGAAGTTCAAGAAGGACGTCGTCATCGACATGATCTGCTACCGCCGCCGCGGCCACAACGAGGGCGACGACCCGTCGATGACGCAGCCGGCGATGTACGACGCGATCGACGTCAAGCGTGGTGTGCGCAAGACCTACACCGAAGCGCTGATCGGCCGCGGCGACATCTCGATGAAAGAAGCCGAGGACGCGCTGCGCGACTACCAGGGCCAGCTGGAACGCGTGTTCAACGAAGTGCGCGAACTCGAAAAGCACGCGATCGAACCCAGTGCGTCGGTGGAGGCCGACCAGATGGTGCCCGCCGGGATGCACACCGGGGTGGACAAATCGCTGCTGGCCCGCATCGGTGATGCCCACCTTGCGCTGCCGGAAGGCTTTACCGTGCATCCGCGGGTGAAGCCGGTGTTGGAGAAGCGGCGCGAGATGGCCTACGAGGGCAAGGTGGACTGGGCGTTCGCCGAACTGCTGGCGCTCGGCTCGTTCTTGGCCGAAGGCAAGCTGATCCGGTTGTCCGGGCAGGACACCCGCCGCGGCACGTTCAGCCAGCGGCATTCGGTGATCATCGACCGCAAGACGGGCGAGGAGTTCACCCCGCTGCAACTGCTCACCGTCGATCCCGACGGCAACCCGACCGGCGGCCGGCTGATGGTGTACGACTCGGCGCTGTCGGAGTTCGCCGCGGTGGGCTTCGAATACGGCTACTCCGTGGGTAATCCGGACGCACTGGTGCTGTGGGAGGCGCAGTTCGGCGACTTCGTCAACGGCGCGCAGTCGATCATCGACGAGTTCATCAGCTCGGGTGAAGCCAAGTGGGGTCAGCGCTCCGACGTGGTGCTGCTGCTGCCCCACGGTCACGAAGGCCAGGGCCCCGACCACACGTCGGGCCGCATCGAGCGGTTCCTGCAGCTGTGGGCCGAGGGCTCGATGACGATCGCGGTGCCGTCGACGCCGGCGAACTACTTCCATCTGCTGCGCAGACACGGTTTGGACGGTATCCACCGCCCGCTGATCGTGTTCACCCCGAAGTCGATGCTGCGCAACAAGGCAGCGGTCAGCGACCTCAAGGAGTTCACCGAGGCCAAGTTCCGCTCGGTGATCGAGGAGCCCACCTTCGCCGAGGGCGACGGTGACCGCAGCAAGGTGCGCCGGATCTTGTTGTGCAGCGGCAAGCTGTACTACGAGCTGGTGGCCCGCAAGAACAAGGAGGAACGCGACGACGTCGCGATCGTGCGCGTCGAGCAGCTCGCCCCGCTGCCCCGCCGGCGGCTGGCCGAAACGCTCGACCAGTACCCGAACGTCGAGCAGTACTTCTGGGTGCAGGAAGAGCCGGCCAACCAGGGTGCGTGGCCGACGTTCGGGTTGACGTTGCCCGAGGTGTTGCCGGAGAAGCTCGGCGGCATCCAACGCATCTCGCGCCGGGCGATGTCGGCGCCCTCGTCGGGCTCGTCGAAGGTGCACGCCGTCGAGCAGCAGGAGATCATCGACGAAGCCTTCGCCTGA
- a CDS encoding multidrug effflux MFS transporter, giving the protein MATSPAVDLTRTASEISGSISGSKPPSRTRMILVLGVMVALGPLTIDMYLPALPEIGEQLGVSSSVAQLTLTGTLAGLALGQLIVGPLSDSLGRRRPLMAGIVLHMVASLLCLLAPNITVLGLARGLQGMGAAATAVVAIAVVGDLFTESAAATVMSRLILVLGVAPVLAPSLGAAVLLTASWHWVFAALVVMAGALLVVAALALPETLPVSHRRPLKVRGIIATYGELLRDVRFVVLVLVAALSMSGLFAYIAGASFVLQGRYGLDQQVFALVFAAGAIALIGATQFNVVLLRRFAPPAIMLCALVAATAAGAVFIGLSVTHVGGLWGFVVPVWAILAALGLVLPNAPAVALSRHPEAAGTAAALLGAAQFGLGAAVAPVVGVLGNDQIALALVMTMGMVVALFALAPTLRGGYHHAEGAPAVDHGYGVIGDTVPEPA; this is encoded by the coding sequence ATGGCAACATCACCGGCTGTGGACCTGACGCGCACGGCTTCCGAGATCTCTGGATCGATCTCCGGATCCAAGCCGCCGAGCCGCACCCGGATGATCCTCGTCCTGGGTGTCATGGTGGCGCTCGGTCCGCTCACCATCGATATGTATCTGCCCGCTCTGCCCGAGATCGGGGAGCAGCTCGGGGTGTCATCGTCGGTCGCGCAGCTCACCTTGACCGGGACGTTGGCGGGTCTGGCGCTGGGCCAGCTGATCGTGGGGCCGTTGTCGGATTCGCTGGGCCGGCGACGGCCGCTGATGGCCGGCATCGTGCTGCACATGGTGGCGTCGCTGCTGTGCCTGCTCGCGCCGAACATCACCGTTCTGGGCCTGGCCCGCGGGCTGCAGGGCATGGGTGCCGCCGCGACCGCGGTGGTGGCCATCGCCGTGGTCGGCGACCTGTTCACGGAGTCGGCTGCCGCCACCGTGATGTCGCGGTTGATCCTGGTGCTCGGGGTCGCGCCCGTTCTGGCTCCGTCGCTGGGAGCCGCGGTGTTGTTGACCGCGTCCTGGCATTGGGTGTTCGCCGCGCTGGTCGTGATGGCAGGCGCGCTGTTGGTGGTTGCCGCGCTGGCGCTGCCCGAGACCCTGCCCGTGTCGCACCGCAGGCCGCTGAAGGTGCGCGGCATCATCGCCACCTACGGCGAACTGCTGCGCGACGTGCGCTTCGTGGTTCTGGTTCTGGTCGCCGCGCTGAGCATGTCGGGTCTGTTCGCCTACATCGCGGGCGCGTCGTTCGTGCTGCAGGGCCGCTACGGCCTCGATCAGCAGGTGTTCGCGCTGGTGTTCGCGGCCGGGGCCATCGCGCTGATCGGCGCGACGCAGTTCAACGTCGTGCTGCTGCGGCGGTTCGCCCCGCCGGCCATCATGCTGTGCGCGCTGGTGGCCGCGACGGCGGCCGGCGCCGTCTTCATCGGGCTGTCGGTCACCCACGTCGGCGGGCTGTGGGGCTTCGTCGTTCCGGTGTGGGCGATCCTGGCCGCCCTGGGCCTGGTCCTGCCCAACGCGCCCGCGGTGGCGTTGTCCCGGCATCCGGAGGCCGCGGGCACGGCGGCGGCGCTGCTCGGTGCCGCGCAGTTCGGGTTGGGTGCGGCGGTGGCGCCGGTGGTCGGCGTGCTCGGCAACGACCAGATCGCGCTGGCTCTGGTGATGACGATGGGTATGGTGGTCGCGTTGTTCGCGCTGGCACCCACGCTGCGCGGCGGATACCACCACGCGGAGGGTGCGCCGGCGGTCGACCACGGGTACGGCGTCATCGGCGACACCGTCCCCGAGCCCGCCTGA